The following are encoded together in the Methylomonas methanica MC09 genome:
- the hxlA gene encoding 3-hexulose-6-phosphate synthase: MARPLIQMALDSLDFDQTVALADQVAPYVDIFEIGTPCIKYNGVNLVKELRNRYPDKLLLVDLKTMDAGEYEAGAFYAAGADICTVLGVSGLATIAGVIKAAKAHAAETQIDLINVADKAECARESVKLGAQIVGIHTGLDAQAAGQTPFGDLNDIARLGLGVRISVAGGIKPATVQQVVEAGANIIVVGAAIYGAPSPAEAAREIRELVDAAAV; encoded by the coding sequence ATGGCAAGACCATTAATTCAAATGGCGTTGGACTCTTTGGATTTCGACCAAACCGTAGCATTGGCAGATCAAGTAGCGCCTTATGTTGATATTTTTGAAATCGGTACCCCTTGCATCAAATACAACGGTGTTAATCTGGTAAAAGAACTGAGAAATCGTTATCCGGACAAATTGCTGTTGGTTGACCTGAAAACCATGGATGCCGGCGAATACGAAGCGGGTGCTTTCTACGCGGCGGGCGCTGATATCTGCACCGTATTGGGCGTATCAGGTCTGGCTACCATCGCTGGCGTTATCAAAGCAGCTAAAGCGCATGCAGCTGAAACCCAAATCGACCTGATCAACGTGGCAGATAAAGCGGAATGCGCCAGAGAATCCGTGAAACTGGGTGCACAAATCGTCGGTATCCACACAGGTTTGGATGCGCAAGCAGCCGGCCAAACGCCATTCGGTGACCTGAACGACATCGCCCGCCTGGGCTTGGGTGTTCGCATTTCCGTTGCTGGCGGTATCAAACCTGCGACAGTGCAACAAGTCGTAGAAGCCGGCGCAAACATCATCGTTGTCGGTGCGGCTATTTACGGCGCGCCTTCTCCAGCAGAAGCGGCTCGCGAAATTCGCGAATTGGTAGACGCAGCGGCGGTATAA
- the hxlB gene encoding 6-phospho-3-hexuloisomerase, with translation MHQELVISKISSILEATPDGHDKALVDMLDQAKRIFISGAGRSKLVGNFFAMRLMHGGYDVSVVGEIVTPSIKAGDLLIIISGSGETEQLIAFTKKAKEIGAKIVLISAKDDSTIGDMADVTLQIGRAEQYGKVKGMPMGTVFELSTLLFLEATISHVIHDKGIEEEIMRSRHANLE, from the coding sequence ATGCATCAAGAGTTAGTAATCAGCAAAATTTCAAGCATTCTTGAGGCTACTCCCGACGGTCATGACAAAGCGCTGGTCGATATGTTGGATCAGGCCAAAAGAATTTTCATTTCCGGTGCCGGGCGATCAAAGCTTGTCGGTAATTTCTTTGCGATGCGCCTGATGCATGGCGGCTACGACGTCAGCGTGGTTGGCGAAATCGTAACGCCTAGCATCAAAGCCGGTGACCTGTTGATCATTATTTCGGGTTCTGGCGAAACCGAGCAATTAATTGCCTTTACTAAAAAAGCCAAAGAAATCGGTGCGAAAATTGTCCTGATTTCCGCAAAAGACGACTCAACCATAGGCGATATGGCTGACGTTACGTTGCAAATTGGCAGGGCCGAGCAATATGGTAAAGTCAAGGGTATGCCCATGGGGACTGTGTTTGAACTGTCGACATTATTATTCTTGGAAGCGACTATCTCGCATGTGATCCACGACAAGGGGATCGAAGAAGAAATAATGCGATCCAGACACGCTAACTTGGAATAA